A genomic stretch from Kribbella amoyensis includes:
- a CDS encoding LON peptidase substrate-binding domain-containing protein yields the protein MDSRLPLLTVETVIFPGLVLPIPVTDVQGRAVVRDLVENGGELACGAVAVRDGYELGDRVFRSLYGTGCAATISEITLEAGDEAPVEITLTGNRRFKVDQLDSSGDYLIADVEWLPEELGEDPLGTATIAVERFRRYAAAVTEISRPGLHIGSLPDDPSTLSYLMSAAMTLQTPDRQKLLEAEDTTSRLVHLVGLLDAELAAIAALPSLPDDEMSWSTMHPN from the coding sequence ATGGATTCGCGCCTGCCTCTTCTCACCGTCGAAACGGTGATCTTCCCTGGGCTGGTGCTCCCCATCCCCGTCACCGACGTCCAGGGCCGCGCGGTGGTCCGCGACCTGGTCGAGAACGGGGGTGAACTGGCCTGCGGCGCGGTCGCGGTCCGGGACGGGTACGAGCTCGGCGACCGGGTGTTCCGCTCGCTCTACGGCACCGGCTGTGCCGCCACCATCTCCGAGATCACGCTGGAGGCGGGCGACGAGGCGCCGGTCGAGATCACCCTCACCGGCAACCGCCGGTTCAAGGTCGACCAGCTCGACAGCAGCGGCGACTACCTGATCGCCGACGTCGAGTGGCTGCCCGAGGAGCTCGGCGAGGACCCGCTCGGGACGGCGACGATCGCGGTCGAGCGGTTCCGCCGGTACGCCGCCGCGGTGACCGAGATCAGCCGGCCCGGCCTGCACATCGGCTCCCTGCCCGACGACCCGAGCACGCTGTCGTACCTGATGTCGGCCGCGATGACGCTGCAGACGCCGGATCGGCAGAAGCTGCTGGAGGCCGAGGACACCACGTCCCGGCTCGTCCACCTGGTCGGCCTGCTCGACGCCGAACTGGCCGCGATCGCCGCGCTGCCGTCGCTGCCGGACGACGAGATGTCCTGGTCGACGATGCACCCGAACTGA
- the hisD gene encoding histidinol dehydrogenase encodes MIRRVDLRGRVAAGEVTDLQAEVNALVPRAVFDVEKALDVARPICLDVRHRGVEAIREYGERFDHVRVEDLRVPAEALKTALEELDPAIRAGFEESIRRVREVSQDELTADVASEPAPGGRVTQRYVPVQRVGLYVPGGRAPLSSSVVMNVVPAQVAGVPSLAVASPPQQEFGGLPHPTVLAVCAMLGIEEVYAMGGAQAIAGFAYGFGTGASACKKVNLITGPGNIYVVAAKRFLLGEVGIDSEAGPTEIAVLADDTADPTHVAADLISQAEHDPMAASVLVTPSEALATAVEAELSVQVARTKHRERVEEALGGQQSAVVLVDDLDQGTALVDAYAAEHLEIQTADAEERAGLISNAGAIFVGSWSPVSLGDYCAGSNHVLPTAGCACHSSGLSVRSFLKAVHVVNYSRDALRDVAGHVVTLAHAEDLPAHGAAVSARFPGER; translated from the coding sequence ATGATTCGCCGCGTCGACCTGCGGGGCCGAGTGGCGGCCGGAGAGGTGACCGACCTCCAAGCCGAAGTGAACGCCCTCGTCCCCCGAGCTGTGTTCGACGTCGAGAAGGCTCTCGACGTCGCCCGACCGATCTGCCTGGACGTCCGCCATCGCGGAGTCGAGGCGATCAGGGAGTACGGCGAGCGGTTCGACCATGTCCGGGTGGAGGACCTGCGGGTCCCCGCGGAGGCGCTGAAGACCGCGCTGGAGGAGCTGGACCCCGCGATCCGGGCCGGGTTCGAGGAATCGATCCGGCGGGTCCGCGAGGTGAGCCAGGACGAGCTGACCGCGGACGTCGCGTCCGAGCCCGCGCCGGGTGGCCGGGTGACCCAGCGGTACGTCCCGGTCCAGCGCGTCGGGCTGTACGTTCCCGGAGGCCGCGCGCCGCTGTCGTCCAGCGTGGTGATGAACGTGGTCCCGGCCCAGGTCGCCGGGGTGCCGTCGCTGGCCGTGGCGTCGCCGCCGCAGCAGGAGTTCGGCGGTCTGCCGCACCCGACCGTGCTCGCGGTCTGCGCGATGCTCGGGATCGAGGAGGTGTACGCGATGGGCGGCGCGCAGGCGATCGCCGGGTTCGCGTACGGCTTCGGGACCGGTGCGTCGGCCTGCAAGAAGGTCAACCTGATCACCGGTCCGGGCAACATCTACGTCGTCGCCGCCAAGCGGTTCCTGCTCGGTGAGGTCGGGATCGACTCCGAGGCGGGGCCGACCGAGATCGCCGTGCTGGCCGACGACACCGCGGATCCCACCCACGTCGCCGCCGACCTGATCAGCCAGGCCGAGCACGACCCGATGGCCGCGAGCGTGCTGGTCACCCCGAGCGAGGCGCTGGCCACCGCGGTCGAGGCGGAGCTGTCCGTCCAGGTCGCCCGGACCAAGCACCGCGAGCGGGTCGAGGAGGCGCTCGGCGGGCAGCAGTCCGCCGTCGTGCTGGTCGACGACCTCGACCAGGGCACCGCGCTGGTGGACGCCTACGCCGCCGAGCACCTGGAGATCCAGACCGCCGACGCCGAGGAGCGGGCCGGCCTGATCAGCAACGCGGGCGCGATCTTCGTCGGCAGTTGGTCGCCGGTCTCACTCGGCGACTACTGCGCCGGGTCGAACCACGTCCTCCCGACCGCGGGGTGCGCGTGCCACTCGTCCGGTCTGTCGGTGCGCAGCTTCCTCAAGGCCGTGCACGTCGTGAACTACTCGCGTGATGCGCTGCGGGACGTCGCGGGTCACGTGGTCACGCTGGCCCACGCCGAGGACCTGCCGGCGCACGGTGCCGCGGTGTCCGCCCGGTTCCCGGGGGAGCGCTGA
- a CDS encoding histidinol-phosphate transaminase — translation MGRFDGLPIRDELKSFEPYGAPQLDVPILLNVNENPYPPSEATVADITASVAEAARGLNRYPDREFLALRADLAAYLGRESGADLTAEQLWAANGSNEVMLHLLQAFGGPGRTALSFAPTYSMYPEYARDTNTGWVAGRRAEDFTLDQSKALAAISRHHPSVVLVASPNNPTGTALPIDVIEALAQRTAATGAVLVVDEAYAEFRRAGTPSAVTLLPKYPNLAVARTTSKAFALAGARVGYLAASKQLVDALRIVRLPYHLSAVTQAVARAALRHSDELLSRVEQLRTERDETVEWLRAQGLRAVDSDANFVLFGTFADRHAVWQSLLDDGVLIRETGPDGWLRVSIGTGAEMAAFRAALEKVLKTDVGRQS, via the coding sequence ATGGGCCGGTTCGACGGGCTGCCGATCCGCGACGAGCTGAAGAGCTTCGAGCCGTACGGCGCCCCGCAGCTGGACGTCCCGATCCTGCTCAACGTCAACGAGAACCCGTACCCGCCGAGCGAGGCCACCGTCGCCGACATCACCGCGTCGGTGGCCGAGGCGGCCCGCGGCCTGAACCGGTACCCGGACCGTGAGTTCCTCGCCCTGCGCGCGGATCTGGCGGCGTACCTGGGCCGGGAGTCGGGCGCGGACCTGACCGCCGAGCAACTCTGGGCCGCCAACGGGTCGAACGAGGTCATGCTGCACCTGCTGCAGGCCTTCGGCGGACCGGGCCGGACCGCGTTGTCGTTCGCGCCGACCTACTCGATGTACCCGGAGTACGCGCGGGACACGAACACGGGCTGGGTGGCCGGCCGCCGGGCCGAGGACTTCACCCTGGACCAGAGCAAGGCACTGGCAGCGATTTCCCGGCACCACCCGTCGGTCGTCCTGGTCGCCTCGCCGAACAACCCGACCGGGACGGCGCTGCCGATCGACGTGATCGAGGCGCTCGCGCAACGGACCGCGGCGACCGGCGCCGTGCTGGTGGTCGACGAGGCGTACGCCGAGTTCCGCCGGGCCGGGACGCCGAGTGCGGTGACCCTGCTGCCGAAGTACCCGAACCTCGCCGTCGCCCGGACCACCTCGAAGGCGTTCGCGCTCGCCGGGGCCCGGGTCGGGTACCTCGCCGCGAGCAAGCAACTCGTCGACGCGCTGCGGATCGTCCGGCTGCCGTACCACCTGTCCGCGGTGACCCAGGCGGTTGCGCGGGCGGCGCTGCGGCACTCCGACGAGCTGCTCAGCCGGGTCGAGCAGTTGCGGACCGAGCGGGACGAGACGGTCGAGTGGCTGCGGGCCCAGGGTCTGCGGGCGGTCGACTCGGACGCGAACTTCGTGCTGTTCGGGACGTTCGCCGACCGGCACGCGGTCTGGCAGTCGCTGCTGGACGACGGGGTGCTGATCCGTGAGACCGGGCCGGACGGCTGGCTGCGGGTCTCGATCGGCACCGGCGCCGAGATGGCGGCGTTCCGCGCCGCGCTGGAGAAAGTGCTGAAGACCGACGTGGGAAGGCAATCATGA
- the hisB gene encoding imidazoleglycerol-phosphate dehydratase HisB has protein sequence MSRTARIDRETSESKVLVELDLDGTGRADISTGVGFYDHMLNALAKHALLDLHVNTVGDLEIDAHHTVEDTAIGLGQALKQALGDKRGIRRFGDATVPLDEALVHCTVDLSGRPYCVHTGEPDGQVYAIIGGDYAGSLTQHVFETLAFNAAICIHIRVLSGRDPHHIVEAQFKAFARALRDAAEPDPRQPGIPSTKGAL, from the coding sequence ATGAGCAGGACGGCGCGGATCGACCGGGAGACCAGCGAGTCCAAGGTCCTGGTCGAGCTCGACCTGGACGGGACCGGCCGGGCCGACATCTCCACCGGTGTCGGCTTCTACGACCACATGCTCAACGCGCTGGCCAAGCACGCGCTGCTCGACCTGCACGTGAACACGGTCGGCGACCTGGAGATCGACGCGCACCACACCGTCGAGGACACCGCGATCGGGCTCGGCCAGGCGCTCAAGCAGGCGCTCGGCGACAAGCGCGGCATCCGCCGGTTCGGCGATGCCACCGTGCCGCTGGACGAGGCGCTCGTGCACTGCACCGTCGACCTGTCCGGCCGGCCGTACTGCGTGCACACGGGCGAGCCCGACGGCCAGGTGTACGCGATCATCGGCGGCGACTACGCCGGTTCGCTGACCCAGCACGTGTTCGAGACGCTGGCGTTCAACGCGGCCATCTGCATCCACATCCGGGTACTGTCCGGCCGCGATCCGCACCACATCGTCGAGGCCCAGTTCAAGGCGTTCGCGCGGGCGCTGCGGGACGCGGCCGAGCCGGACCCGCGGCAGCCGGGCATCCCGTCCACCAAGGGCGCTCTGTGA
- the hisH gene encoding imidazole glycerol phosphate synthase subunit HisH has protein sequence MTKKVVLLDYGSGNIRSGERALQRVGADVTVTSDYQQSLNADGLLVPGVGAFEACMAGLRAVRGDELVDRRLTGSRPVLGICVGMQILFAKGIEHGVETDGCEQWPGTVERLQPQTGEPVPHMGWNTIDVPTGSSLFEGIDKERFYFVHSYGVRDWQLNDTRESVRPAVTWSEYGGDRFVAAVENGPLSATQFHPEKSGDAGAELLANWVRSL, from the coding sequence GTGACCAAGAAGGTCGTGCTGCTCGACTACGGGTCGGGCAACATCCGATCCGGCGAGCGGGCCCTGCAACGCGTCGGCGCCGACGTCACCGTCACGTCCGACTACCAGCAGTCCCTGAACGCCGACGGCCTGCTGGTCCCGGGCGTCGGCGCGTTCGAGGCCTGTATGGCGGGGCTCCGCGCGGTCCGGGGTGACGAGCTGGTGGACCGGCGGCTGACCGGGTCGCGGCCGGTGCTCGGGATCTGCGTCGGGATGCAGATCCTGTTCGCCAAGGGCATCGAGCATGGGGTCGAGACCGACGGCTGCGAGCAGTGGCCGGGGACGGTCGAGCGGCTCCAGCCGCAGACGGGGGAGCCGGTCCCGCACATGGGCTGGAACACGATCGACGTTCCGACCGGGTCGAGCTTGTTCGAGGGTATCGACAAGGAGCGGTTCTACTTCGTCCACTCCTACGGCGTCCGCGACTGGCAGCTGAACGACACCCGCGAGTCGGTGCGGCCGGCGGTGACCTGGTCCGAGTACGGCGGCGACCGCTTCGTCGCCGCGGTCGAGAACGGCCCGCTCAGCGCGACCCAGTTCCACCCGGAGAAGTCCGGCGACGCGGGCGCGGAGCTGCTGGCCAACTGGGTCCGCTCACTGTGA
- a CDS encoding alkaline phosphatase PhoX, whose amino-acid sequence MSVESQSPSDKLPLSRRQFVARAAVAGVAVSVAGSVEALYTAQPALGTSGPKIGYGPLIEDPHGMLDLPRGFSYNVLSREGTVRPDGLKTPSRFDGMGTFPDRQGGNRLVRNHECSPTATIKVVAPPERTYDPGGAGGTSTLVVDRHNHTSKEFVSLGGTAINCSGGITPWRTWLTCEETEAKAGTTGYTKDHGFIFEVDPYDDRRNVNPTPLKDMGRFQHEAVAIDPATGIVYETEDAFVAPLGGFYRFLPNRPRGGWGSLRAGGELQAMHIPGLPDLSVVQEAGAEFHGVQWIKVPDPLATTESVRAQDYGKPITGGYKLEGCWWGTRDRCVYFVSSFARTELGPKVDHDGQVWRFDPRKKTLRLEVIFTRPSPGSDNPEFDAPDNITMSPYGGLMMCEDGLGDQHILGTTEDGEVFKFARNRVNNGTAEEPEYGELAGAGFSADGRTMFFNVYNPGITYAITGPWRRRR is encoded by the coding sequence GTGTCCGTAGAGTCGCAGTCCCCCTCCGACAAGTTGCCCCTGTCCCGGCGGCAGTTCGTCGCCCGAGCCGCCGTGGCGGGTGTTGCCGTCAGCGTCGCGGGGTCGGTCGAGGCGCTGTACACGGCCCAGCCGGCGCTCGGGACGTCCGGCCCGAAGATCGGGTACGGCCCATTGATCGAGGACCCGCACGGCATGCTCGACCTGCCCCGCGGGTTCAGCTACAACGTCCTGTCCCGTGAAGGCACGGTCCGCCCCGACGGGCTGAAGACGCCGAGCCGGTTCGACGGGATGGGCACCTTCCCGGACCGGCAGGGTGGGAATCGGCTGGTCCGCAACCACGAGTGCAGCCCGACCGCCACGATCAAGGTGGTCGCGCCGCCCGAGCGGACGTACGACCCGGGCGGCGCCGGGGGTACGAGCACGCTCGTGGTCGACCGGCACAACCACACGTCCAAGGAGTTCGTCAGCCTCGGCGGGACGGCGATCAACTGCTCCGGCGGGATCACGCCGTGGCGCACCTGGCTGACGTGTGAGGAGACCGAGGCGAAGGCCGGCACCACCGGGTACACCAAGGACCACGGCTTCATCTTCGAGGTCGACCCGTACGACGACCGGCGCAACGTGAACCCGACGCCGCTGAAGGACATGGGCCGGTTCCAGCACGAGGCGGTCGCGATCGACCCGGCGACCGGGATCGTGTACGAGACCGAGGACGCGTTCGTCGCACCGCTCGGCGGGTTCTACCGGTTCCTGCCGAACCGGCCGCGCGGTGGGTGGGGGAGTCTGCGGGCCGGCGGTGAGTTGCAGGCGATGCACATCCCGGGGCTGCCCGACCTGTCCGTGGTCCAGGAGGCCGGGGCCGAGTTCCACGGTGTGCAGTGGATCAAGGTGCCGGACCCGCTGGCGACGACCGAGTCGGTCCGCGCGCAGGACTACGGCAAGCCGATCACCGGCGGGTACAAGCTGGAAGGCTGCTGGTGGGGGACGCGGGACCGCTGCGTGTACTTCGTGTCGTCGTTCGCCCGGACCGAGCTCGGCCCGAAGGTCGACCACGACGGCCAGGTCTGGCGGTTCGACCCGCGGAAGAAGACGCTGCGGCTCGAGGTGATCTTCACCCGCCCGTCGCCCGGCTCCGACAACCCCGAGTTCGACGCCCCGGACAACATCACGATGTCGCCGTACGGCGGGCTGATGATGTGCGAGGACGGTCTCGGCGACCAGCACATCCTCGGCACCACCGAGGACGGCGAAGTCTTCAAGTTCGCCCGCAACCGGGTGAACAACGGAACCGCGGAGGAGCCGGAGTACGGCGAACTGGCCGGCGCGGGCTTCTCGGCCGACGGGCGGACGATGTTCTTCAACGTCTACAACCCAGGCATCACCTACGCCATCACGGGACCGTGGCGCCGGCGGCGGTAA
- a CDS encoding DUF7594 domain-containing protein yields MPSSSSRLLRPLSVALAGLLVLAGAVTAAPAEAAAPIEPPASVVDLVSPTHPRVLATPSTFTTLADRLRTDQRLQRWQAELRRDADAILTLPVPKEDGSNVSGELEDEIKRRVYTLALEFRLTADQRYADRAIAELLAVAGFTDWNPSHFLDVGEMASTVAVGYDWLYDELTAGQRSTLRAALVAKALRPALTYYAQPTSFFTQPHNWNLVCNAVALAALAIADEEPEIADQVLRASITSIQNGIEEYHPDGGYAESPVYWAYGTEFLVAYLAAMTTATGTDFGLSNLPGLAGTGDFAIHATGPLSQAYNFGDGGSDFFGSVTPSWHLPSMQWLADRYDKPYLAAWASERADQSPSPLDLIWYDPATSGGPTHPGTTDSTFDGVEFATARSAWDDPYAVGVATKGLRAGYDQVVAHEGLDAGNVVVDANGVRWLDELGSDGYGLPGYFDWRLDSGGRWDYYVARAEGNNTMVLGNGPVPSRALTAGAPIRTVESSPHRWSTITDLTAMYGVPRAQRGVQLFDDRRQVLIQDEVQASSAIDYTSILHTRADVVTAADQRSAMLYRSGQRLWLQVLTPGAKLTVGTAKPLPGSPAPAGQSSQPGVRTVRISLPSITSTTVAVRLVPLAAGEEPPTSVPAVVPLSDWGNEAAASSAGPQRIAVGGAALPGYSPNRFRYDVTLPASATVAPRITVASGPDVRATVSQASGVVGVATVATSRRVDGRWVAGARYQVHFHQPGRVGRAVPIANVSADVEDGTPAANVVDGSLGSRWSAAKDGASVTLDLGNRRTVGAFATAYYNGFARTSTFDLQVSTDGKAWTTVLDRVTTSGRTDDLEVFGFAPRPARYLRLVGHGNSVSSFTSILELRVYANQAEADAPPRQDRLTTVMATPSTPTLLVGAGVRLQLAGTASDGSVVDLSTAKVSWSSDGPGIASIDASGNLTAVGGGRTTVTALVELGSAYAVARVPVTVDDPSHLEPSADGYVYAGTPDTTTSKGTTLEVRNNPDLGSGFERIAYLTFKADRYGCTIQQAVLHLYGVIGSGNEVAAVDTIRAVTTPWSESTLTWNNRPAVGTPLATINLTKTPTWSTADLTTYVRTQLCAGQDITLALTSAATTYGPLTRYPSREAQTNRPYLQLTLQN; encoded by the coding sequence ATGCCCTCATCCTCGTCACGCCTGCTCCGGCCCCTCTCCGTCGCGCTGGCCGGCCTCCTGGTCCTGGCCGGTGCGGTGACCGCGGCTCCGGCCGAGGCCGCCGCGCCGATCGAACCACCGGCCAGCGTCGTCGACCTGGTCTCCCCCACCCATCCCCGCGTGCTCGCCACGCCCTCGACGTTCACCACGCTCGCCGATCGGCTGCGCACCGACCAACGGCTCCAGCGCTGGCAGGCCGAGCTACGGCGTGACGCCGACGCCATCCTCACCCTGCCGGTCCCGAAGGAGGACGGCTCGAACGTCTCCGGCGAGCTGGAGGACGAGATCAAGCGCCGCGTCTACACGCTCGCGCTGGAGTTCCGGCTGACCGCCGACCAGCGGTACGCCGACCGCGCGATCGCCGAACTGCTCGCCGTCGCCGGCTTCACCGACTGGAACCCGTCGCACTTCCTCGACGTCGGCGAGATGGCCAGTACCGTTGCCGTCGGCTACGACTGGCTGTACGACGAGCTGACCGCCGGCCAACGGTCCACGCTGCGAGCCGCCCTGGTCGCCAAGGCACTCCGGCCGGCGCTGACGTACTACGCGCAGCCCACCAGCTTCTTCACCCAGCCCCACAACTGGAACCTGGTCTGCAACGCGGTAGCGCTCGCCGCTCTGGCGATCGCGGACGAGGAACCGGAGATCGCCGACCAGGTGCTGCGGGCCAGCATCACCTCGATCCAGAACGGCATCGAGGAGTACCACCCGGACGGCGGCTACGCGGAGAGCCCGGTGTACTGGGCGTACGGCACCGAGTTCCTGGTCGCCTACCTGGCCGCGATGACCACGGCCACCGGGACCGACTTCGGTCTGAGCAACCTGCCGGGGCTGGCCGGCACCGGCGACTTCGCGATCCACGCCACCGGCCCACTCAGCCAGGCGTACAACTTCGGCGACGGCGGGTCCGACTTCTTCGGCTCGGTCACGCCCAGCTGGCACCTACCGTCCATGCAGTGGCTGGCCGATCGGTACGACAAGCCGTACCTCGCCGCGTGGGCATCGGAGCGCGCCGACCAGTCCCCGAGTCCGCTCGACCTGATCTGGTACGACCCGGCGACCTCTGGTGGTCCGACGCATCCGGGCACGACCGACTCGACGTTCGACGGGGTCGAGTTCGCGACCGCCCGCAGTGCGTGGGACGACCCGTACGCGGTCGGCGTCGCCACCAAGGGACTGCGCGCGGGGTACGACCAGGTGGTCGCGCACGAAGGGCTCGACGCCGGCAACGTCGTCGTCGACGCGAACGGGGTCCGCTGGCTCGACGAGCTCGGCAGCGACGGCTACGGCCTGCCCGGGTACTTCGACTGGAGGCTCGATTCCGGCGGCCGCTGGGACTACTACGTGGCGCGGGCCGAGGGCAACAACACGATGGTGCTCGGCAACGGACCGGTCCCGTCCCGCGCCCTGACCGCCGGCGCCCCGATCCGGACCGTCGAGTCCAGCCCGCACCGCTGGTCCACGATCACCGATCTCACTGCGATGTACGGCGTGCCGCGGGCGCAGCGAGGTGTGCAGCTCTTCGACGATCGACGTCAGGTGCTGATCCAGGACGAGGTGCAGGCGTCGTCGGCCATCGACTACACCTCGATCCTGCACACACGGGCCGACGTGGTCACCGCCGCCGACCAGCGATCCGCGATGCTCTATCGCTCGGGACAACGGCTGTGGCTGCAGGTCCTGACCCCGGGCGCCAAACTGACCGTCGGTACTGCGAAGCCGCTGCCTGGTAGTCCCGCGCCCGCTGGTCAGAGCAGTCAGCCGGGGGTTCGTACGGTGCGGATCTCGCTCCCGTCGATCACGAGCACGACGGTCGCTGTCCGGCTCGTACCGCTGGCCGCGGGCGAGGAGCCGCCGACTTCGGTGCCTGCTGTTGTGCCGTTGTCCGACTGGGGCAACGAGGCGGCCGCGAGCTCGGCCGGCCCTCAGCGGATCGCGGTCGGTGGTGCCGCGTTGCCCGGGTACTCGCCGAACCGCTTCCGGTACGACGTGACGCTGCCCGCTTCGGCAACCGTTGCGCCGCGGATCACGGTGGCGAGTGGACCGGACGTGCGGGCGACCGTGAGCCAGGCGAGCGGGGTCGTCGGGGTTGCCACGGTCGCTACGTCGCGGCGGGTTGACGGTCGGTGGGTGGCGGGGGCCAGGTACCAGGTGCACTTCCATCAGCCTGGCCGGGTCGGTCGCGCGGTGCCGATCGCGAACGTCAGCGCCGACGTGGAGGACGGGACCCCGGCGGCGAACGTGGTCGACGGGAGTCTCGGGAGCCGGTGGTCGGCCGCGAAGGACGGTGCGTCGGTGACGCTGGATCTCGGGAATCGTCGGACAGTTGGTGCGTTCGCGACCGCCTACTACAACGGCTTTGCGCGGACTTCGACGTTCGATCTGCAGGTGTCGACCGATGGGAAGGCGTGGACGACCGTCCTGGATCGCGTGACGACGTCGGGGCGGACGGACGACCTCGAGGTGTTCGGGTTCGCCCCGCGGCCGGCCCGGTACCTGCGGCTGGTCGGCCACGGGAACTCGGTGAGCTCCTTCACGTCGATCCTGGAGCTCCGCGTCTACGCAAATCAGGCCGAGGCTGATGCGCCGCCACGGCAGGACCGGTTGACCACCGTGATGGCGACGCCCTCGACACCTACGTTGCTGGTCGGCGCAGGCGTACGACTCCAGCTGGCTGGTACCGCCTCGGACGGGAGCGTTGTCGACCTGTCCACGGCGAAGGTCTCGTGGTCGAGCGACGGTCCCGGGATCGCGTCAATCGATGCCTCAGGCAACCTAACCGCGGTCGGTGGCGGCCGGACCACGGTGACCGCCCTGGTCGAACTGGGCTCCGCATACGCCGTCGCGCGTGTCCCCGTGACCGTCGACGACCCGTCCCACCTCGAACCCAGCGCGGACGGGTACGTCTACGCCGGTACCCCGGACACGACCACCAGCAAGGGCACGACGCTGGAAGTCCGCAACAACCCCGACCTCGGCAGCGGCTTCGAACGCATCGCCTACCTGACCTTCAAGGCCGACCGCTACGGCTGCACCATCCAGCAAGCCGTCCTCCACCTCTACGGCGTGATCGGCAGCGGCAACGAGGTAGCGGCGGTGGACACGATCCGCGCAGTCACCACGCCCTGGTCCGAATCCACCCTCACCTGGAACAACCGCCCGGCCGTTGGCACTCCCCTGGCCACCATCAACCTCACCAAAACCCCAACCTGGTCAACAGCAGACCTCACCACCTACGTCCGCACCCAACTCTGCGCAGGCCAGGACATAACCCTCGCCCTGACCTCCGCAGCAACCACCTACGGCCCCCTGACCCGCTACCCCAGCCGAGAAGCCCAAACCAACCGCCCCTACCTCCAACTAACCCTCCAGAACTGA
- a CDS encoding twin-arginine translocation signal domain-containing protein has translation MTRISRRSALKLVGAAAVAVGTGGLTGCGTGSGQVGNAGKDAAPFPEYHPRTLVKPDLPGTEGGIQDAFLKYPRQPVRTVAEKPGDGSVVTAVVITYGSAPAPAERNRLWAALNQAMGVDLRLTIVNAADLNAKYATLMAGGDLPDIIATIDTTMPNALAFTQAKCADLTEYLSGDAIKAYPNLANLPAFAWQSVGRIGGRLYGIPVPRPRMGGANFGNAEALTRAGITGSGISAEQFGAGLGQLVGGRRYPLGGNSFGTYYHLWADGIAGS, from the coding sequence ATGACCAGAATCTCCCGGCGATCGGCCCTCAAACTCGTCGGCGCCGCGGCCGTCGCCGTCGGTACCGGCGGACTGACCGGCTGCGGGACCGGCTCCGGCCAGGTCGGCAACGCCGGCAAGGACGCCGCACCGTTCCCCGAGTACCACCCGCGCACGTTGGTGAAGCCGGATCTGCCCGGCACCGAGGGCGGGATCCAGGACGCGTTCCTCAAGTACCCCCGGCAACCGGTCCGGACCGTCGCGGAGAAGCCTGGTGACGGCTCCGTGGTGACCGCGGTCGTGATCACGTACGGCAGCGCGCCCGCCCCGGCCGAGCGGAACCGGCTGTGGGCCGCGCTCAACCAGGCGATGGGCGTCGATCTGCGGCTGACGATCGTCAACGCGGCCGACCTCAACGCCAAGTACGCCACCCTGATGGCCGGCGGCGATCTGCCCGACATCATCGCCACCATCGACACCACGATGCCGAACGCGCTCGCGTTCACCCAGGCCAAGTGCGCGGACCTGACCGAGTACCTGTCCGGCGACGCGATCAAGGCGTACCCGAACCTGGCCAACCTGCCCGCGTTCGCCTGGCAGTCGGTCGGCCGGATCGGCGGCCGGCTGTACGGCATCCCGGTCCCCCGGCCCCGGATGGGCGGCGCGAACTTCGGCAACGCCGAGGCGCTCACCCGGGCCGGCATCACTGGATCGGGGATCAGCGCCGAGCAGTTCGGCGCCGGACTCGGCCAACTCGTCGGCGGCCGCCGGTACCCGCTCGGCGGCAACTCCTTCGGGACCTACTACCACCTGTGGGCCGACGGGATCGCGGGCAGCTAG